The Candidatus Bathyarchaeia archaeon DNA segment TAAAGAGGAACCCGACCCACTTGCCTCAGTTGCCCCAATTTCATTTCCTTCTAATGATGAACTATCGCATTCTGGGCAGGTGCCAACTCTTTACAAGTTAAAGGATCCAGAGATGTTTCCTACTGAGAGATGTTTTAAATGTGGTGCAAAGCCTGTCGCTTTTCAAGTGAATTATCCGGACGGGTCGTGGGGGCTATTATGCGCGAAATGTGCAAGTCAACTTTACACGCGCAGCCCATTTTTAACTAGAGAAAATGTAGAGCGGATTTTCAATGCCCTTGCTGAGTTAACTCATTTGAAGAGTTTAGCTCATGAAAGCGAACTAGTGGCGGCTACGGAATTACCATTTGAAGCCGTCATGGCGATACTTGAGCAGCTACAACGCGAGGGCAAGGCTGTTTCAACGGGCAACGGTTTCTGGAAGGTGGTTTAAACGTGACTGAGGCTGAGGAGCGCGATTCTTTTCCGCACGAATGTCTTGAGGCTTCAGGCTCTTCGACGCAGTCTCCTAAATCTCCTCAGCCAATAAGTTGCCCAGAATGTGGTTCTACGAAACTTTATAGAGATGGGCTAAGATACCTCAGCGATGGCTCAAGTGTTCAGCGTTGGCTTTGTAGAAACTGCGGCTACCGCTTCACAGACCCCAACCAAAAAGCCAAAACCGGATGGAGGATTCTTCCATCCGGCTTAAATTCGCGTTCTAGCTTATTCTATTCCTGCCAAGGGAACAATGACCCAGACGGGCGAGGGCCCTCCGCCCTTGAGGCGGTGCAAACCTTGGCCACAGTAGAAAAAGAGAGTGAAAAGCAGGCTGCGGGAGCCACAGAGACAAATACAATTGCAGCGCACATCTTAGATTACGCTTGGAACGCTAAAAAGCGCGGTCTTGCTGAACAAACTATAAAGCAACGTGTATGCAGACTCAAGCAGTTGGTCAAAAGAGGCGCTAATCTCTTAGATCCAGACAGTGTGTTGACGGTTTTAGCTACGAACAACTGGACCGACTCAAACAAACGTGTATTTATAGTAGCCTACAAAAGCTTCGCTAAGACATTTAATATAGCATTTGAACCGCCAAAAACAAGGGTTGAAAGGAAACTGCCTTTCATCCCGACTGAGGAAGAACTGGATCAGTTAATCGCTGGTTGCGGCAAGAAAACAGCAACTTTTCTTCAAGTGCTGAAGGAAACGGGCGCTAGAACTGCTGAGGCATTAAAATTGAAGTGGATCGACATCGATGAAAAATCATGTGTTATCAGAATTAACAACCCAGTTAAGGGAAGTTTGGCTAGAGCTATCAAGGTATCAGCAGAAACAATCGCCATGATTAATGCGTTACCAAAAACAAGCGAATACGTATTCAACACAAACCAGTATACTTTGCGTGCAAATTTCTACGACCAACGCAAAAAGATTGCAAGAAAACTTCAGAACCCACGACTACTGCAGATTCGCCTCCACACTTTTAGACATTGGAAGGCTACCATGGAATATCATAAAACTAAAAACATCAAATGGGTTCAGCAACTTCTTGGGCATAAAAAACTTGAAAACACAGATTTCTATACACAGTTAATAAACTTTGAAAGCGACGAATACCATGTGGCTTACGCCAGAAACTTAGAAGAAGAAAGCAAATTAATAGAAGCTGGCTTCGAATATGTAAGGTATAGCGAGAAAGATGGCGTGGCCATATATCGAAAAAGAAAGTAGACTAGTATAGTTCAGGGCTCCGGTAGTATAGTCCGGTCAAGTATAGCGGCCTCTCGAGCCGCGGACCCGGGTTCAAATCCCGGCCGGAGCACTAAACTCTATCTTGAGGTTTTTTATAGGTCGTATACTAGTCCTGGGATTTTTGGGAACATTTGCGTTTCTCCCACGTGTCTAGCGCTTGCTATCCAGCTGACTAGTCTTTCTATTCCTATTCCGGCGCCTGCGGAAGGTTTTAGTTTTCCTTGTTTAGCCAGATTCAGTAGTAATGCGAAATTTTCTTGTTTGACGTTGTCTCTTTCCATTTTTCTTATTAATTTGTGGTATTCCCATTCTCTTTTTGAGCCAGAAAGCACTTCTCCATACCTTGGCAACAGCAAATCATAGTTGTCCCACTTGCCGTTCTCAAAGTCTTCGAAATCGTAGAATTCGCGGGGAACGTTAGTTATCCATACAGGGTTGGCGATTTCAAGCGTGAGTTGTGTTTCCCAGTTTCTTCCATACTTGTTTTCAAGTTCCTCTCTATCATAAACCTTGAATGGTGTTTCGGGAATCTTTAAACTGTGGTTTCTGTTGAGAAAAGACAATTCAAAACTCAAATTACTTTTCACATTTCTTACCAGCCCAGAAATCATTCTTTCAACAAGGCTTCTCACTTCGCGTGAACTTGCATTTCTGATTTCAAAATCTAACTGTGTAAACTCGTAGGCATGCAATCCACTGTTTGCTCTTTCTATTTTCTCGATTCTCACGTTGGGCGAAAGCACAAATAGTTTTGGCTGGACAAGAGAGCATGCAACAATTTTGTGAACTATCATGCTTTGTGTTGCTCTAACAGTTTTTCCGTAAATCTCTACTTCTACACGCTTCTCGATAGATGCTCCTGGATCTGGCCATAGAGGGTCAGTGGATTTGGAAAATATCACTGGTAGCAGCCACTCGAATCCACTTTTTAGAAATTCGCTGGTGAGATATTCCAGGGTGAAAGTTGTTATTTTGCTGACGTTTTGTTTTCTTTGAATCTCGCTTTGAGAGAGCAACTCTAGAGGCTTTGGTATCTCAACTAGTTTATTCTGAGCTATGGTTATACTTCTTGCGAATGAGGGAGTCCTCTTCATATAATAGCCTCTATACGTCGTTGCTGCAAAATTTGATGCACATTGTTGATTATAAATTTTTTATAAGAAAAATTACACATTTTCCAAAAAAACAAGATTTTTATAGAAAAAAAGTGTAATAATTCCAACATGGAACCCAAACTTGATGAAAAAGATTTAGCAATTCTCGCTTTATTACAGAAAAATTGCAGATTGACCGCGAGAGACATCGCTAGAAAGGTTAATTCACCGATAACGACGGTTTTCGCAAAAATAAAGCGTATGCAAAAGTTAGGCGTAATAAAAGCGTACAAGGCAATTCTAGATTCAAAGAAGCTTGGTAATGCCACAACAGCTTTTATTCTTGTCTCAGTTTCCTACAGAACCAAAAATGATGGAGAACTAATCTCGCAGAGGGAGATTGCGAACGAAATAGTGAAGTTCCCCGAAGTTCAAGAGACTCACATAATCACTGGTGACTGGGATTTACTGATAAAACTTAAGGCTGAAGATGTTGATGCCGTTGGAAAATTTATCATTGATAGACTGAGGTTTATCAAGGGTATAGAGAAGACGCTTACATGCATGGTTTTTGAGACTTGTAAGGAGACAACAGAAATACAAATTAGTGCTAAGAAGAAATCGGACAAATCTTACGAAGAGATAATAAAGAAGCTAAAACGCTAGAAAATGCACGTTCTTGGTTAGTATCTGACGCAAACTCTTCCGCCAAGCTCTTCAACAGTTAACCTTAATTTTTCTATCGCCTTTCGCATTCTATTGTTCACTTCTTTTTGCCAGCCTCGTGAACCGTTCGGAACTTCCACTTCAATTACATATGCGTATTTCTTACTCATAAGTTCCGCCTCCATCTGCCGCGTTATTAAAAAATGCCACTGCAGAGTATATAATGGATGTGAAGTTGAAGTATGAATTCTACGTATTTGTAAGTCAGATTCAGAATCCATCTTCACAAAAGTAAATATGCAAATGCATGGAAAACTTAAGCGTTTATTTTAAGAAAAACTTAATTCCGCAGTTGTCATGTCGATATTGCTGGGAAAAGCTTGGGCAGATTAGCCGAGTTAAAGTTTGCAATGGGAACATCCATATTTCTAGTGGCATTAATATTTGCCGTGTTCTTATCCGCCATAATGCTCATTCTCAACTTTCCATTAATCTACGCAGTGATAGGCACAGTGCTGTTTATTTTGCTTGAATATCTCATCGGACCAGCCATCGTTGCAAGCTCAACCCGCCTACGCTACTTAGAAGCAGGAGAAAATCCATGGCTCGAATCAACAGTGAAAGAGCTTGCAGAAAAAAGCGGAATTCCAATGCCAAAGCTGGCTGTAGTGCCAGAAGACACGCCTAACGCTTTCGTGTTTGGCAGAACCGCAAAAGGTGCCACTCTCGCGGTTCACGAAGGACTCCTAACAAAACTTACCCAAGAAGAAATCAAAGGCGTTATCGGGCACGAGTTGGGTCACATAAAACATAAGGATTACATTGTAATGACCGTTCTTTCGGCAATACCGCTTCTCGCTTATCTCATCGCGAGAGGAACATGGGAAGTAGTGAGGTTCAGCGGCTCATCGTCAAAGAAGAAAGAAGAAGGCAGCATAAAAGCAGCTTTCATCGCAGCGGCAATAGTATCATACATCGTCTACATAATCTCGCTTTTATGCGTGATGCGCCTCAGCAGACTTCGCGAACATTACGCTGACGCCTATTCTGCCTATCTAACAGGTTCACCTAGAAGCCTACAAAGCGCGCTGGCAAAAATCACATATGGCTTGTCGCTTTCTTCAAAACCTCCGTCTGGAGCCAGAGCTTTCTATATAGGCGACCCCGCAATGGCTAGAGAGGAAGTTGATATTGTGATGGAGAAAAAGCAGGAGTATGACCTAGACAAGGATGGAGTGCTTGACGAGAGAGAACTGGAGTTAGCAATGGAAAAAGAAGCCAAATCAGCATGGGCAAGAATAAACACGTGGTTTGCTACCCACCCGCCAACATTTAAACGAATATTGCTTTTGCGTGAAATAGAAGGGGAAATGCAAAGCGGAAAATACACAAGCGACCGCATATATGCCAAAATATAGCAGGGTTAAGGTTGAGCCGTTGCTGTTTGACTGGACAAAACGCGTCTCGGAGTTTTCTTTGGGTTAATCAAATCCTCAACTATTTTGAACTGTCTTTCGTATATGTGGCAATTTTTGCTGTGAAAGATTAGTTTGCCTGTTTGAAGGTTTAAATTTCCTCGTTCATTGATTTCTGACACAAGCGCTTCTGCAAACAACTGAATCCCCGCGATGTTAGCTGGCAAACCGGCATAGGCGTCCCATGACCTAAAATAGCAAGTCAAGTGCAATTGCTCATCAAGTATTTCTGTGTCTATTAAACTCAAACATGGAGGCTCATGTTTCTCGTTTCCAATTTTCTTTTTAATGTCCTCTGGCATTCTTATAACAAGAGTTACTTGCCTATCGTTTCTTTCCTCCAGATATCTTTTAATTGCTTCTTCGACTTGGTCAACTGGTTTTCTGAGCCTAGAGCCGTACGTGTAAGTTTCGTCTTCAATAAGTCCCGACCACAGGTATTTTAGTGCGTACCATTGAACGTATTTCATGTCGCATGGAGCCTTATCATCCACTAAGGGTCGGTTTTCTGGGTGGAGAATTTCTATGCTTACGTTAAGCTTCTTTGTAAGAGAACATTCAGACCCGTACTTAACCTCGAACGTGTCGCCGTTCTTCCATATCTCATTCAACGTTTTATACCAAGCGTCGGGACAGTCGAACGCTTGAATTTTAACGTGTTTCATTAATTTTGAAACCCCCTCTGAACAGTGCCCTCTGCATGCACGCGTTAATCGGTCAGTATAGTTTAAAACGTTATTTATTTCCTTTTAACAGTTCTAAATCTTTTTTGACAAAGTGTATTCCGAAGCTTTTAACAATTTAGCGCGGTATTTTGAAATGCTGATGCGGTTTAAATGGTCAAGTATAAAGTGCGAGTTGTAACAACAAAATATTGGCGTCCGGGAGAGGATTACTTAAGAGAAATAATCCATAATGTCAAGGGAAAGATTGCTGATGGAGATTTTGTTGTTGTTTCGGAAAAGGCAATCTCAACAGCATCAAATAATATTATTGACGAAGGCACTGCTGAGCCAAGCTCCAATGCCAAGTTGATTGCCAAGTTCTGGATGCGCATAGTTTGGGGCTATTTTCTGGGTCGGCTGTGTCGCCTTCGTAGGAGACTAATCCAGCATCTCAGAAACTATCCTTTAGACAGCGGAAGCCGTCACAAACAAGTTGCACTACAATATGCAGGGCTTTTGCAAGCTTTAATGTTTGGTTCGGAAGGCGGCATCGACGGAAGCAACTTACCATACTCGTATGTTAGCCTGCCATTAAACAACGCACAAGAGATAGCACAAAAAATACACTCGCAAATTTGGCTGAACTTGCATAAGAAAGTATCAGTGATAATTGTGGATACTGACAAGACCTACTCGATTATGAATTTTCACTTTACTCCACGCCCAAAACCAATCAAAAGCATCCATTCATTCGGCGGTTTCCTCGCATATGTTGTTGGACGATTTTTAAAGCTCAAGCGAAGAGCCACACCAATAGCTGTGGCTGGATGCAGATTGCCTACGGAAAACGCTTTAGAAATAGCTGAAATTGCGAATCGCGCTAGAGGTTTTGGCGCTGGAAGAACTGTTTGGGACATGGCGGAAAAATTCAAAGCTGGACTAACTGACGTTAGCTGGGAGATGCTTGAGACAGTAAAGCATAAACCCATAGTCATTGTTAGAAGCAAAAGGTGAAAAACTTCATGGAATCAACAATTAAGCAATTAGACGCCTTCTTTAAACCAAAATCCGTCGCAGTTGTCGGAGCAACAAAAAGGATAAACAAGGCTGGGCACGTGATTTTCAAAAATTTTGTTGAAAACAAGAGAAGAGGAGTTTTCGAAGGAGAAGTTTTTCCAGTTAACCCCAACGAGGACTCCATTTTAGGATTCACATGCTACCCCACATTGACGAAAATTCCCGGCAAACTTGATTTGGTCGTGATTGTTGTTCCCGCAAACATTGTTCCAAAAATAATGGAAGACGCAGCATCCAAAAAAGTGAAAGTTGCAGTCATCATCAGTTCAGGATTCAGCGAAATCGGAAACTACGAACTTGAAAACAAAATTGTAGCAACTGCCAAAAAAGCAGGAATACGCGTTCTAGGACCAAACTGCCTCGGAGTTTACGACACAAGAACAGGCGTGGACATGCTGTTTCTGCCAGAAACAAAAATTCTCACAACCGGAGACGAGGTTGTAGCAACTCCAAGACCGTTAAAAGGAGACATCGCAATCGTCACACAAAGCGGCGCCTTCGGCGTTTCAGCACTTGACTATTTAACCGGACGCCAAATCGGAGTCAGCAAGTTTGTAAGTTTCGGCAACAAATGCGACGTAGACGAAGCTGAAATGCTACATTACCTTTTGTATGATGACGAAACCAAAGTTGTTCTGCTGTATGTTGAAGATATAAAATCTGGAAGAGAATTCATCAAAATAGCTAAAAATGTAACAAAGAAAAAGCCAATAGTGGCGCTTAAAGCTGGAAGAACAGAAGCTGGCGCAAGAGCCGCCGCCTCGCACACTGGCGCCATGGCTGGTTCAGACAAAATATATGATGCTGTTTTTGCACAGACTGGAGTCTTAAGAGCAAAGGACATGGAAGAGTTTTTTGACGCGGGAAAAGCATTGGCTATGCAGCCGCCAGCAAATGGAGAAAACGTGGGGATAATCACCGACGCAGGCGGTCCAGGCATAATGGCTGTCGACGAATGCGAATTGAGAGGATTAACGGTTAAACGTTTTTCTGAAAGCACAATTCGAAAGTTTGAACGCTTAAAGGAAGAAGGGAAACTTCCAAAGTTTGCAACCAACTCAAACCCGGTGGACGTGACAGGATCTGCAACTTCGGAGATGTTTGAATATGCAACGGAAATTCTCTTTCAAGACCCAGAAATCCATGGCATAATACTGCTAGGTTTACATCACACTCCCGCCTTGCAGGAAGACTACATTGACAGAGTAGCAAAAGTCGCAAACAAATACGAAAAACCCATAGTCGCATGTGACATCGGAGAGACAGAAATGGCTTTACACACGCGCTTCAGATTTGACAAACTAGGCATTCCCGCTTATCCTTCGCCGGAAGACGCTGCAAGAGCTATGAACGCCTTGGTAAAATATGGACTCTACTTAAAGAAAAGTGGATGCTTACGGGAATATGTGAAAAGTTTTCTGAAAAACAAACAGAAACAGTAGCTTTCAAAGCATTAGATTAACTTCGACCAAGTCGCCATCTTTAAGCTGAAATTTTTCTTTCAAATTTATCGGCGCAATAACTTCAACAACATCATCTGGATAATTTGCGATTTCGGGAATAACAATCGCACATTTCGTTTCACCCATAAAAAAGGCGGGTAAGCATCTTCCACGGCAGAAACCCTTTTCAGGCAGAATCTCTATCGATGCCTTTTTTAGCTGTTTCTTAAAACCAACGTAGCCGTCGAGTAATTTTATGTTTAATGTGCCAACGTAGGGTGTGAAGCCAAGTTTCTCCTCTATTTGCTCTTTCACCCACGGCAAACTAGTGAATCGTGAACCTTCGCCGCTTCCAGAGAAAACCTTCCCTTTAACATTCAGTGTTTTCAGTTTTTTTATCGCATGATTCATTTTTGTTCTTTCAACCAACTCGCAACTTTTCGGAACATGGGGTTAGAAGACATGTCTATGATGGGAACTATTATCTTTTCTTTCGTTTCAATCGTGGATTGATATTTTGGCATCAGTGAATATCCAACAAAGGTCCAATAAACGCGTTTTTCTTCAATTAACGCCTTTGCGGCGATTTCTGTTGAAGCGGGAAGCGGAAAATAAAGAAATACGACACCGTCTGCCCAGTAAAGTCCAGCAGGTTTGCCTCCGGCGATGACGGAAATGAATCTTGCTATGTCGTCTGGGTTTGAGAAGTAGTTGCGTTCCATTATGACTATTTCTTTAAAGGGTTCAAATTTCACATCTACGTTGCCTTCGCTCATTCCTTTTCACCAAATTCTCAACTATTCATTAATGCTGGGATGTTCCCTTTTAATCTTGTCATGTTTCTAGAAAAAGTTATAGAGTAGGCAGTTCCTAAAGCTTGACCAAAAGCAACGAAGAGGAATATGTTTGCCAGAAATTCGAGTAGCGCTCGTAGGCGTCGGCAACAGTGCATCTGCACTCATCCAAGGAGCTCAATACTACAAAAATGCAAAAGAAGACGAAACAGTGCCGGGACTCATGCACGTGAACTTCGGCGGATACCACATTAGAGATGTAAAGTTTGTTGCCGCTTTCGAAGTGAACAAAAACAAAATTGGAAAGGACTTAGCTGAAGCCATATTTACCGAACCGAACTGTGTTGCCAAATTTGCAGACGTGCCCCATTTAGGCGTTAAGGTTTCGCCCGCCCCAATACTAGACGGCGTAGCCGAACACATGAAAGAAACATTCAACATTCACGACGACAGCAAACTCAAACAGACAGACGTGGTAAACGTCCTCAAAGAAGCCAAAGCAGAAATCCTTGTCAACTACTTACCCGTTGGAAGTCGAAACGCCACGCGCTTTTATGCTCAAGCAGCTTTGGATGCTGGATGCGCCTTTGTAAACTGCATACCAGAGTTTATAACTTCAGACCCGGTTTGGAGCAAAAAATTTGAAGAGAAAGGATTACCTGTGGCTGGAGACGACGTGAAAAGCCAGTTGGGTGCAACCATTCTCCACCGTAACTTGGTTAGGTTATGCGTGGATAGGGGAGTGATTGTCGACGAGACTTATCAGCTTAATCTCGGCGGCGACACGGATTTCCAGAACATGACCGTGGAAGAGCGTTTACACACTAAGCGTATAAGCAAAACCGAAGCAGTAACAAGCCTTGTCCCCTACGAGTTGCCAACAAGAATAGGTCCTTCTGACTATGTGCCCTTTCTGGGAAACAAGAAAATATGCTACATTTGGCTTAAAGGCAGAAAATTCGGCGACAGACCCTTAACAATAACAGTCAAGCTAGAAGTAGAAGATTCGCCAAACAGCGCTGGAGTCGTAATCGACGTTATAAGAGCAGCAAAACTTGCATTAGACCGCAAAATCGCCGGTCCACTCATAAGCATATCCTCATACGCTTTTAAGCATCCGCCGATACAAGTGCCAGACCCCATAGCCAAAGAGTGGGTGGAAGAATACATACAAGGAAAAAGAGAACGCTAGCCCTTCTAAGCGTTTTTTCATAAAGTGTTTCGCTTAAGCTTGACGGAATTTTCTTAAACAGATAATACTTCAACGACAAAATCCACCAAGAGACAGTTAATTTTAAAGGCTAAGATGTGACAGAATAACAACTACAAAAAAGGTGAAAAACATGGTAAAAGTAAACGGATACGAAGTGCCAGAAGGACTGTATTACACAAAAGATTTTGAATGGGCCAAAATTGAAGGAGACAAAGTTCGCGTAGGTATAACAGACTACGCACAAAAACAACTAAGAGAAATAGTCTATGCAGAACTGCCAAGCCCTGGGTCAACAACCAAACAAAACGAACCCTACGGCACAGTGGAATCTGTAAAAGCCGTTTCAGATTTAGTCGCACCCATAAGCGGAGAAATCCTCGAAGTAAACGCGGAAGTCCAATCGAAACCAGAGTTGCTAAACGAGGACCCCTACGGAAAAGGCTGGTTGCTAGTGATTAAACCCTCTAACCTCAAAGCGGAATTAGCCAACATAATGGACTTCAACAAAGCTGTCGAATGGCACAAAAGCTTAGCAAAATAGAAGGAAAAAGCAAATGCCGAGACGCATAGTAATAATTGGCGCACATGCCGCAGGCGTCGATGCAGCATCAGCAGCTAGAAAAACCGACCGCACTGCAGAAATAACGCTAATAACCGAGGAAAAACACGCGGGTTACTCACGTTGTGGACTGCCCTTCGTGCTCGCAGGGCACATACCAAGCTTCCAAAACCTAATCGTTTTCCCACCATCCTTCTACCAAATGATGAAACTCAACCTTAAAACCGAAACCAAAGTCACAAAAATTAACGCTGGAAACAAAACCGTCGAAACAGTAGACAAAGCTGGCAAAACTGAAGCTTTACCTTATGACAGTCTAATCCTAGCCACAGGCGCAAACTCCTTCACGCCGCCCATAAGAGGAAAAGAAAAACAGGGCATACATTCCCTAAGAACATTAGAAGACGGAGAAAGAATAGAAGAAGCAATCAGAAACGGAGCCAAAACCGCAGTAGTCATGGGAGCGGGTCTAATCGGTCTCGAAGTGGCAGTAGCTCTCCGAGAAAGAGGCTTAAAAGTCACGGTTGTCGAACTGTTGCCTCAGATTCTCCCAATGATGCTTGATGCAGGCATGGCAAGCATGATTCAAGAAATGCTCCAAACAAAAGGAATAAACATCCTCACCGGAAAAGGCGTTGAGGAATTTCTTGGAACAGAAAAAGTGACAGGCATAATGGCGGGTGGACAACAAATTAACGCAGATTTGTTCGTCAGCGCATTCGGCGTGAGAGCCAACACTCAACTCGCAGTTGACGCTGGCATCGCTTTGGGAGAAACCAAAACAATAAAGACAAACGCGAGAATGGAAACAAACGTCAAAGACATTTACGCAATAGGCGACTGCGCAGAAAGCACCCACATAGTCACACAAAAACCAGCCGTTCAACAACTTGGAACAGTCGCCGTAAGACACGGAAAAGTTGCAGGAATCAACGCCGCCGGAGGCTATGCACTTTTCACTGGAGTTTTAGGCTCGGCTGTAACGAGACTTTACGACACAGAAGCAGGCGTTACTGGATTGACTGAAGCTGCAGCGCAAAGAGCAAGAATTGATGTTGTGACTGGAACAATCACTTCGAAAACGAAAGCAGACTATTACCCGGGTGCAAGATCAATCAAAGTGAAACTTGTCGTCGAAAAAGAATCACAGCGAATAATTGGAGCCCAAATAATCGGCGGAGAAGAAGTAACCCAACGCATAAACGCCATATCCTTCGCAATACAGAAACAAATGACAGTCCGCGAATTAGCCAAAGCAGACACCGCTTATGCACCGCCAGTATGCGAAACTTGGGAACCATTGGTTTTGGCTGCTGAAATGGTACTAATGAAGCTGAAGTAACCGCAAAAAATTAATTAGTTGAATGAGAGTAAACCACGAGTAAATTAAAGGTGATTTAAATGGCAATAAAAGTTGCAATAAACGGATTCGGAAGGATAGGAAGATTACTTTACAGAGCAGCAATAGAAAGAAATGCCAAAATAGACTTCGTAGCTATAAACGACCTAGCTGACGCAAAAACACTTGCACATCTCCTAAAATACGATTCTGTGCATGGAAGATTCAACGCTGATGTCAAAACCAAAGACAACAGCATAATAGTCAACGGAAAAGAGCTAAAAGTATTATCACAGAAAGACCCGGCAATGTTGCCTTGGAAAGACTTAGGTGTCTACTTAGCTGTCGAATCCACGGGCTTGTTCACAGACAGAGATGGTGCTGCAAAACACCTTCAAGCTGGAGCCAAAAAAGTGCTCATATCAGCTCCAGCCACAAACCCAGACATAACAATAGTCTTAGGCGTGAACCACGACAAATACGACCACAACAACCACCACATACTCTCTAACGCCTCATGCACCACCAACTGTGTAGCCCCAGTAACAAAAGTCCTACAGGAAAACTTCGGAGTAAAAGCAGGACTCATGACCACCGCACACGCTTACACAAACGACCAAAGAATCCAAGACCTCGTACACAAAGACCTACGAAGAGCAAGAGCAGGAGCAATAAACATTATACCAACAACAACAGGCGCCGCCAGAGCAGCCGGTTTGGTTCTGCCAGAACTCAAAGGAAGAATAGACGGCATAGCCCTAAGAGTCCCCGTTCCAAACGTTTCAATAGTAGACCTAACAGCAGTTCTTGAGAAAAACGCTACAAAAGAAGAGATTAACGCTGCATTCAAGAAAGCAGCAGAAGGACCATTAAAAGGCATACTGGAATACACTGAAGACCCAATAGTCTCAACAGACGTAAACCACAGCACATACTCAGCAGTCTTCGACGCCCAATCCACAATGGTCGTAGGGGGAAACCTCGCCAAAGTGCTCGCATGGTACGACAACGAATGGGGCTTCTCTTGCCGCATGGTCGAGCTAATCGAACTAGTAGGCAAGAAAGCAGGTTTCTAGCACTTTAAAGGCTTAAATTTTTAAACAAACCTCCTTCCTATTTTTCTGTTCAAGAAAGGTGAAGTGAAATGGTGAAATATCTAACTATAGATGACGTAAAAGTGAAGGACAAAGTC contains these protein-coding regions:
- a CDS encoding inositol-3-phosphate synthase, with the translated sequence MPEIRVALVGVGNSASALIQGAQYYKNAKEDETVPGLMHVNFGGYHIRDVKFVAAFEVNKNKIGKDLAEAIFTEPNCVAKFADVPHLGVKVSPAPILDGVAEHMKETFNIHDDSKLKQTDVVNVLKEAKAEILVNYLPVGSRNATRFYAQAALDAGCAFVNCIPEFITSDPVWSKKFEEKGLPVAGDDVKSQLGATILHRNLVRLCVDRGVIVDETYQLNLGGDTDFQNMTVEERLHTKRISKTEAVTSLVPYELPTRIGPSDYVPFLGNKKICYIWLKGRKFGDRPLTITVKLEVEDSPNSAGVVIDVIRAAKLALDRKIAGPLISISSYAFKHPPIQVPDPIAKEWVEEYIQGKRER
- a CDS encoding FAD-dependent oxidoreductase, with the translated sequence MPRRIVIIGAHAAGVDAASAARKTDRTAEITLITEEKHAGYSRCGLPFVLAGHIPSFQNLIVFPPSFYQMMKLNLKTETKVTKINAGNKTVETVDKAGKTEALPYDSLILATGANSFTPPIRGKEKQGIHSLRTLEDGERIEEAIRNGAKTAVVMGAGLIGLEVAVALRERGLKVTVVELLPQILPMMLDAGMASMIQEMLQTKGINILTGKGVEEFLGTEKVTGIMAGGQQINADLFVSAFGVRANTQLAVDAGIALGETKTIKTNARMETNVKDIYAIGDCAESTHIVTQKPAVQQLGTVAVRHGKVAGINAAGGYALFTGVLGSAVTRLYDTEAGVTGLTEAAAQRARIDVVTGTITSKTKADYYPGARSIKVKLVVEKESQRIIGAQIIGGEEVTQRINAISFAIQKQMTVRELAKADTAYAPPVCETWEPLVLAAEMVLMKLK
- the gcvH gene encoding glycine cleavage system protein GcvH, which gives rise to MVKVNGYEVPEGLYYTKDFEWAKIEGDKVRVGITDYAQKQLREIVYAELPSPGSTTKQNEPYGTVESVKAVSDLVAPISGEILEVNAEVQSKPELLNEDPYGKGWLLVIKPSNLKAELANIMDFNKAVEWHKSLAK
- the gap gene encoding type I glyceraldehyde-3-phosphate dehydrogenase; its protein translation is MAIKVAINGFGRIGRLLYRAAIERNAKIDFVAINDLADAKTLAHLLKYDSVHGRFNADVKTKDNSIIVNGKELKVLSQKDPAMLPWKDLGVYLAVESTGLFTDRDGAAKHLQAGAKKVLISAPATNPDITIVLGVNHDKYDHNNHHILSNASCTTNCVAPVTKVLQENFGVKAGLMTTAHAYTNDQRIQDLVHKDLRRARAGAINIIPTTTGAARAAGLVLPELKGRIDGIALRVPVPNVSIVDLTAVLEKNATKEEINAAFKKAAEGPLKGILEYTEDPIVSTDVNHSTYSAVFDAQSTMVVGGNLAKVLAWYDNEWGFSCRMVELIELVGKKAGF